In one window of Dehalococcoidales bacterium DNA:
- a CDS encoding small multi-drug export protein: protein MSPEELLNLGFAKELVVLVTSALPILELRGGIPVAIGLFDFSWYYALLLAVIGNLLPVPFILLFLNSATRFLSRVPFFDRILTWLFERTRRRGRIIEKYKRIGLVLFVAIPLPVTGAWTGSLAAVLFGLRFRHAMLSIFIGVLIAGAIVTCLSLSGLTLYGMWQG from the coding sequence GTGTCCCCGGAAGAGCTTCTCAATCTGGGTTTCGCCAAAGAGCTGGTAGTCCTCGTCACTTCAGCCCTGCCGATCCTCGAACTCCGCGGTGGTATCCCGGTGGCAATAGGCCTGTTTGACTTCTCATGGTATTACGCTCTGCTGCTGGCCGTCATCGGCAACCTCCTACCGGTACCCTTCATTCTGCTCTTCCTCAATTCAGCCACCCGGTTCCTCAGCAGAGTGCCCTTCTTCGACCGTATCCTGACCTGGCTCTTCGAACGGACGCGCCGACGGGGAAGAATCATCGAAAAGTACAAAAGAATCGGCCTGGTACTTTTCGTTGCCATTCCCCTGCCGGTGACCGGAGCCTGGACCGGTTCGCTGGCAGCCGTTCTCTTCGGGCTGCGATTCAGACATGCCATGCTGTCTATTTTCATCGGCGTATTGATTGCCGGAGCGATTGTCACCTGCCTGTCCCTGTCCGGGCTTACGTTATATGGCATGTGGCAAGGTTAG
- a CDS encoding tetratricopeptide repeat protein — MHDHIHLRVQVLSATAGYGKTTLLADFAGDLEIPVCWYSLDSADQDPRVLLEGILSCVRYHFPEFGQVTQSRLLVTEDIIREGMHLVGTLAGEMYTTIGEYFVLVLEDYHLVEDSDLARTLLNLLVDRAPDNCHIIVSSRTPVELPAISTLTLQQQAVTLTASDLSFTPAEAKELVTTRYDVHLSDEEADRLITDTEGWIVSILLSTRSLQEEGLSTGVPALSQWDVFQYLTSEVFERQPSDIQNFLLASSTLDDIEPQICNQLLAINNSRTLLREVERRNLFIHCIDNDKAWYRYHDLFRKFLQKRLLQEDPEQFALLHRDVALLLEQDEQWNQAINHFITAERYDEAVRVIKNTGEDFHNSGKWTTVSKWVEALPRDMRLSDPDLVLLHAQSLIHLGEVDEAARALTDILCKVTSREDWLYRAKALSWRSAAFRLAGYFTEARSDAKIAISLLEQHNGPPAILGDAHRRLGNIHMEQGRFTLALKHMRRALKCYSAVFDVGRIADMHNSLGVMYKRLGDLTKANMHFEHARQGWQKVKNFGALALTLNNMGLVYQRRGQYELALETFRSGLGKARETGYRRAEALILINIAEVLRDSDLCDDALATYNDGLELARQVMEPYYVAGAKAGMGQTYRLLGDLDKAEVLLKEAISQAEEHGQSHEAMLFGTQLGIIQYERGQYENAMGILLNLCERLTGIGDRDALARACFHFSQAAFLAKKFDVAIEWLEKTSGLADELGYDDFLAIEGRNLVPLIQYAALNGVGGDRFTRIMEKIRRHRDSRQILVNTPVPAHSFVVTKPDIKAHALGETRVLVNGHSAGEAEWRSSKAKELFFYLLCHDTGQTKEQVAAALWPDLPRAKANSNFHVNLYRARRAIFPGVFTLEYGRYKFNPDLTVWFDAREFEGHLNEATSLPNTRISAKVTSLESAIRLYNGPFMDEFYSEWVEIPRRQYEDKYMKTLSSLARINSKLGKYDAAIILLEKFMAIDPYDDDAYCQVMEYHLVAGDSACALRMYRRYLDTIANEAEVVPSERVQDLYRRAMVGRKMV; from the coding sequence TTGCACGATCATATTCATCTGCGTGTTCAGGTTCTATCGGCAACAGCGGGTTACGGTAAAACAACACTGCTAGCAGATTTTGCCGGTGACCTGGAAATACCGGTGTGTTGGTATTCCCTGGACAGTGCAGACCAAGACCCCCGGGTACTTCTCGAAGGTATCTTGTCATGCGTTCGTTACCATTTCCCGGAATTCGGCCAGGTCACGCAGTCCCGCTTGCTGGTAACCGAGGACATAATAAGAGAGGGCATGCACTTAGTCGGAACACTAGCCGGGGAGATGTATACGACCATCGGTGAGTACTTTGTTCTCGTACTGGAAGACTATCATCTTGTCGAGGACAGCGACTTGGCAAGGACTCTTCTTAACCTCCTGGTGGACCGTGCTCCGGATAATTGCCACATCATAGTCTCGAGCCGTACTCCGGTGGAACTTCCGGCTATATCTACTCTGACGTTGCAGCAGCAAGCGGTAACCCTCACAGCATCGGACCTTTCTTTCACCCCTGCGGAAGCCAAGGAGTTGGTGACCACGCGCTATGATGTCCATCTGTCTGATGAAGAAGCAGATAGACTGATCACCGATACTGAAGGTTGGATAGTCAGCATACTGCTCAGCACACGCAGCCTACAAGAAGAAGGACTCTCTACAGGCGTGCCAGCACTATCTCAGTGGGATGTCTTCCAGTATCTCACATCGGAGGTCTTCGAGAGACAGCCGTCTGACATACAGAATTTCCTTCTGGCATCCAGCACGTTGGATGATATCGAGCCACAAATCTGTAATCAGTTGCTGGCTATTAATAATTCTCGAACGCTTCTTCGTGAGGTTGAAAGACGGAATCTATTCATACACTGTATTGACAACGATAAAGCCTGGTACCGTTACCATGACCTCTTCCGCAAGTTTCTTCAAAAGAGGCTCCTGCAGGAAGACCCTGAGCAGTTTGCACTGTTGCACCGCGACGTGGCCTTGCTGTTAGAGCAAGACGAGCAGTGGAATCAGGCAATCAATCACTTTATTACAGCAGAGAGGTATGACGAAGCTGTCCGAGTTATCAAGAATACCGGCGAGGATTTTCACAACTCGGGGAAATGGACAACTGTTTCAAAGTGGGTTGAGGCTCTACCAAGAGACATGCGTCTGTCTGATCCCGATTTAGTCTTGCTTCATGCTCAGAGCTTGATCCATCTGGGCGAAGTGGATGAGGCTGCTCGTGCCTTGACCGACATCCTGTGCAAGGTCACAAGCCGTGAAGACTGGCTATATAGAGCCAAAGCGCTCAGTTGGCGAAGTGCTGCTTTTCGCCTGGCTGGCTATTTTACAGAAGCCAGAAGCGATGCTAAAATTGCCATCAGTCTTCTCGAGCAGCACAATGGACCCCCCGCTATCCTTGGCGATGCACACAGGCGCCTGGGGAACATCCACATGGAACAGGGGCGATTCACTCTGGCACTGAAACATATGCGACGCGCATTGAAGTGCTACTCTGCCGTGTTTGATGTGGGCCGAATCGCTGATATGCACAATTCCCTCGGTGTGATGTACAAGCGTCTCGGCGACCTCACCAAGGCCAACATGCATTTTGAACACGCCAGACAAGGATGGCAGAAGGTAAAGAATTTTGGTGCTCTGGCTTTGACACTGAACAACATGGGGTTGGTATATCAACGTCGAGGTCAATACGAACTGGCATTAGAAACCTTTCGATCTGGTCTGGGAAAGGCTCGGGAAACTGGATATCGGAGAGCTGAGGCCCTTATTCTCATCAACATTGCCGAAGTGCTACGCGATTCGGATTTGTGTGACGATGCTCTTGCTACATATAATGATGGGCTCGAGCTTGCGAGACAGGTTATGGAACCATATTACGTTGCGGGGGCTAAGGCAGGAATGGGACAAACATATCGGCTTCTCGGTGATCTTGACAAGGCAGAGGTACTCCTGAAAGAAGCCATCTCTCAGGCTGAGGAACATGGGCAGAGCCACGAAGCGATGCTGTTCGGAACACAACTGGGAATCATTCAATACGAGCGGGGCCAATACGAGAATGCAATGGGAATCCTTCTCAATCTCTGTGAGCGTCTGACGGGTATAGGAGACAGGGATGCTCTTGCCAGGGCATGCTTCCATTTTAGCCAGGCAGCTTTCTTGGCAAAGAAATTTGATGTAGCTATTGAGTGGCTCGAAAAGACGTCCGGACTAGCTGACGAACTTGGCTACGATGACTTTCTGGCCATCGAGGGTCGAAATCTGGTGCCTCTTATTCAATATGCCGCCTTAAATGGCGTGGGTGGTGACCGCTTCACCCGTATCATGGAGAAGATTAGAAGGCACCGCGATAGCCGACAGATACTGGTTAATACTCCGGTTCCTGCCCACTCCTTCGTAGTAACTAAACCTGACATTAAAGCCCACGCGTTGGGAGAAACTCGGGTCCTGGTGAATGGCCATTCGGCAGGTGAAGCAGAATGGAGGAGCAGCAAAGCTAAAGAGCTGTTTTTCTATCTACTTTGTCACGATACTGGACAGACTAAAGAACAAGTAGCAGCCGCATTGTGGCCAGACCTTCCTCGGGCCAAAGCTAACAGCAATTTCCATGTCAACTTATACCGGGCACGGAGGGCGATATTCCCGGGGGTCTTTACACTTGAGTACGGACGATACAAATTCAATCCTGATCTAACTGTCTGGTTCGACGCAAGAGAATTCGAGGGCCATTTAAATGAGGCCACAAGTCTACCTAATACTCGTATCAGTGCTAAGGTAACGAGTCTGGAGAGTGCTATTAGGTTGTATAACGGCCCTTTCATGGACGAATTCTATAGTGAGTGGGTAGAAATACCACGCCGTCAATATGAAGACAAGTATATGAAGACCCTTTCATCACTGGCCAGGATTAACAGCAAACTGGGGAAATACGACGCAGCTATCATACTGCTTGAGAAATTCATGGCCATCGACCCATATGATGATGACGCGTACTGTCAGGTAATGGAATATCACCTCGTGGCAGGAGACAGCGCCTGTGCGTTGCGTATGTACAGGCGCTACCTCGATACTATAGCCAACGAAGCGGAAGTGGTGCCCTCGGAACGAGTGCAGGATTTGTATCGACGCGCAATGGTGGGTAGAAAGATGGTCTGA
- a CDS encoding ImmA/IrrE family metallo-endopeptidase — protein MSTIVETARVELQNFLHTGDAMRCPEWGRCEWAAGGGWCLESSKVCVERLLSILMSTPEEFASIGPVTGCRALQLVESVAESLLETAGVQHAPVSSLIAKYADEQCPVEVRVLPLMRRRGAVWRLKDAWVIQLRAADLFYVRRFILFHEIFHVLVDDYSCLPCRRVIGAPVSFNEVLADLFASYVLVPTDLLKRQWQGAGFSHLLARLFDVPDQVVCIRLRQVGLAL, from the coding sequence ATGTCTACGATAGTTGAAACAGCACGAGTCGAACTGCAAAACTTCCTTCACACAGGCGACGCGATGCGGTGCCCTGAGTGGGGACGCTGCGAATGGGCTGCTGGTGGCGGGTGGTGTCTGGAAAGCAGCAAGGTGTGTGTAGAGCGATTACTCAGCATCCTGATGAGCACACCAGAAGAGTTCGCTTCCATCGGACCCGTCACAGGATGCAGGGCGCTTCAGTTGGTAGAGTCAGTTGCCGAGAGTTTGCTGGAAACAGCTGGAGTCCAGCATGCTCCGGTATCGTCACTGATCGCGAAGTACGCTGATGAGCAATGCCCGGTTGAGGTCCGTGTACTGCCACTGATGAGGCGCCGTGGCGCTGTATGGCGCCTGAAGGACGCGTGGGTAATACAACTGAGGGCTGCTGATCTTTTCTACGTAAGGAGGTTCATCCTCTTCCACGAGATATTCCACGTACTGGTGGATGACTATAGTTGCCTCCCATGCAGAAGAGTGATAGGTGCTCCAGTTTCCTTCAACGAGGTCCTTGCCGACCTCTTCGCGTCCTATGTCCTGGTGCCCACCGATCTCCTCAAGAGGCAATGGCAGGGGGCCGGCTTCTCTCACCTACTTGCTCGGCTGTTTGACGTCCCAGACCAGGTGGTGTGCATCAGGCTGAGGCAGGTAGGTCTTGCATTATAG
- a CDS encoding cysteine hydrolase, translating into MAEQLSLNRNKTAVLIMDYQNRQLSSFSEDFQNELMARANEVLTKARHDSIPVVYVEVRRGERTPETEIHAAVTPQPGEPVLTKRRFGPFSTTNLDELLRKQGIDTLVLMGISTSGCVLSTVRWAADIDYRLIVLSDCCADRDDEVQRVLMEKVLPRQSSVVTSREFIQALEMTQF; encoded by the coding sequence ATGGCAGAGCAATTATCACTTAACCGAAATAAGACAGCGGTTCTTATCATGGATTACCAGAACCGGCAACTGAGTTCTTTTTCAGAAGATTTCCAGAACGAACTCATGGCAAGAGCAAATGAAGTTCTAACAAAAGCCCGTCACGACAGTATTCCTGTCGTCTATGTGGAAGTGCGCCGTGGAGAGAGGACACCGGAGACCGAGATTCACGCTGCGGTAACTCCTCAGCCTGGAGAGCCGGTGCTTACCAAGCGCCGGTTCGGACCATTCTCAACTACGAACCTGGATGAACTACTTAGAAAACAAGGAATCGATACGTTGGTCCTGATGGGAATTTCAACAAGCGGTTGCGTGCTCTCAACAGTAAGGTGGGCTGCTGACATAGATTACCGATTAATAGTGCTCTCTGACTGTTGCGCCGACCGGGATGATGAGGTTCAACGGGTACTTATGGAAAAGGTATTGCCACGACAGTCAAGCGTTGTTACTTCGCGGGAGTTTATCCAGGCCTTGGAGATGACCCAGTTCTGA
- a CDS encoding manganese efflux pump MntP family protein encodes MLGNDFLSIILIAIGLSADCFAVSLSAGISNKNHSWPQIFRVAFSFGLFQALMPVLGWLAGRTVVDFIADYDHWVAFVLLVIVSGRMFWEAFHSKDGQEKEADVSRGFILLTLSIATSIDALAVGLSFAFLKVDIALASPTIGIIAFIVTTIGFILGKRASKLIGKRAEAIGALILLAIAFRILLSHIL; translated from the coding sequence GTGCTTGGTAACGATTTTCTCTCTATTATATTAATAGCTATAGGGCTGTCCGCCGACTGTTTTGCTGTATCATTAAGCGCCGGAATTTCCAATAAAAACCATTCTTGGCCGCAAATATTTCGCGTAGCATTCTCATTCGGGTTGTTTCAGGCCTTGATGCCAGTATTAGGCTGGTTGGCTGGAAGAACTGTTGTCGATTTCATAGCAGATTATGACCATTGGGTAGCTTTCGTCTTACTAGTAATCGTCAGTGGCAGGATGTTCTGGGAGGCATTTCACTCGAAAGACGGCCAAGAAAAAGAGGCAGATGTTAGCAGAGGTTTCATTCTCCTAACGTTATCCATAGCAACAAGCATTGATGCCTTGGCGGTTGGTCTATCTTTTGCGTTCTTAAAGGTAGATATTGCACTGGCTAGCCCGACAATTGGAATAATTGCATTTATAGTTACAACGATCGGGTTCATATTAGGAAAGAGAGCCAGCAAGTTAATTGGTAAAAGAGCTGAAGCAATAGGGGCTTTAATACTATTAGCTATTGCATTCAGGATTCTATTAAGCCATATCCTCTAA
- the dxs gene encoding 1-deoxy-D-xylulose-5-phosphate synthase has product MSEYLDRINSPTDLKKLTEPELKELASEIRQKLVSVVFDNGGHLASNLGVVELTIALHRVYNSPRDKIVWDVGHQAYPHKLLTGRKDSFATLRQFGGLSGYTCRTESEHDPFGAGHASTSISAALGMAVARDLSGDDYDVVAVIGDGAVTGGMALEGLNQVGHLASRLVVILNDNGMSISPTVGALAKLLSRVRFDDRYHRAKERSKRLLDHLPWGQKVWWAGKQVEHGMKGLMMPTVLWEEFGFTYMGPVDGHNIQELEAVLARARDYRRRPILVHVVTTKGKGHLPAEGNAVYFHGVPANNTTAHSTPTYSEVFAQTTLRLAREEPRLVAITPAMPEGSHLSIVATEFPDRVFDVGICEQHAVTFAAGLATQGYIPVVSIYSTFLQRAFDQVIHDVCLQDLPVVFAIDRGGIVGDDGKTHQGTFDISYLTMVPNLIVAAPKDENELQHLLYTATRSAHPMAVRYPRSAGLGVEMDQKLHIIPTGKGEVMRDGDDIAIVAIGSTVDPAMKAAEKLEASGIEATVINARFAKPLDSELLIDVAGRVKRVITVEENVLSGGFGSSVADLFQKTGMDDVQVRCIGLPDEFIEHGPQAVLRSRYGLDAEGIGRQVLDLFPVLQQKAASTRSIEVIH; this is encoded by the coding sequence ATGAGCGAATATCTGGACCGCATCAATAGCCCAACGGACCTGAAGAAGCTGACCGAACCCGAACTCAAGGAGTTAGCTTCCGAGATTCGCCAGAAGCTGGTATCGGTTGTCTTTGACAATGGAGGCCACCTCGCTTCCAATCTGGGCGTGGTCGAACTGACCATCGCACTGCACCGTGTATACAATAGCCCGCGAGACAAGATTGTCTGGGACGTTGGGCATCAGGCTTATCCCCACAAGCTGCTCACCGGCAGGAAGGATAGTTTTGCCACCCTGCGGCAGTTCGGTGGTTTGTCCGGTTACACCTGCCGTACTGAAAGCGAGCATGACCCATTTGGTGCCGGTCACGCCAGTACCTCGATTTCGGCGGCTCTGGGGATGGCGGTTGCTCGCGACCTCTCCGGCGATGATTACGATGTAGTCGCCGTTATTGGTGATGGCGCTGTGACCGGGGGGATGGCACTTGAGGGTCTGAATCAGGTGGGGCACCTGGCCTCACGGCTGGTCGTCATCCTTAATGATAACGGTATGTCCATATCGCCAACAGTTGGAGCCCTGGCCAAACTGCTCAGCCGGGTCCGATTTGACGACCGCTACCACCGTGCCAAGGAGAGAAGCAAGAGGCTTCTTGACCATTTGCCCTGGGGCCAGAAGGTCTGGTGGGCAGGGAAACAGGTTGAGCACGGCATGAAGGGACTGATGATGCCAACGGTCCTCTGGGAGGAATTCGGCTTCACTTATATGGGGCCGGTGGATGGCCACAACATCCAAGAGTTGGAGGCTGTGCTGGCCCGGGCAAGGGACTACCGACGCAGGCCAATCTTGGTACATGTGGTTACTACCAAGGGGAAAGGCCACCTTCCCGCTGAAGGTAATGCCGTTTACTTCCACGGCGTACCGGCTAATAACACCACCGCTCACTCGACACCGACATACAGTGAGGTATTTGCCCAGACCACACTCCGATTGGCTCGGGAAGAGCCCCGGCTGGTGGCGATTACGCCGGCGATGCCGGAGGGGAGCCACCTGAGTATTGTTGCCACTGAATTTCCGGACCGGGTGTTTGATGTTGGTATCTGCGAGCAGCATGCAGTTACCTTTGCTGCCGGACTGGCCACTCAGGGCTACATCCCCGTGGTCTCCATATACTCCACTTTCCTGCAACGCGCCTTTGACCAGGTAATCCATGATGTCTGCCTTCAGGACCTGCCGGTGGTGTTTGCCATTGACCGTGGCGGCATTGTTGGCGATGATGGCAAGACGCACCAGGGTACCTTTGATATCTCCTACCTGACAATGGTCCCGAATCTCATTGTTGCTGCTCCCAAGGATGAGAACGAACTTCAGCACCTGCTCTACACGGCAACTAGGTCAGCGCATCCGATGGCCGTCCGGTACCCGCGAAGTGCCGGTCTGGGAGTAGAAATGGACCAGAAGTTGCATATTATCCCCACCGGCAAGGGTGAGGTAATGAGAGACGGAGATGATATTGCCATAGTGGCTATCGGGTCGACGGTAGACCCGGCCATGAAAGCGGCTGAAAAGCTGGAAGCCAGCGGCATTGAGGCTACCGTAATTAATGCCCGCTTTGCCAAGCCCCTGGACTCCGAGCTTCTGATTGATGTCGCCGGTCGGGTCAAGCGAGTTATCACTGTTGAAGAGAATGTTCTCAGCGGCGGCTTCGGCAGCAGCGTGGCCGACCTCTTTCAGAAGACCGGTATGGACGATGTCCAGGTCAGATGTATCGGGCTCCCTGACGAGTTTATTGAGCACGGTCCTCAGGCGGTGCTTCGCTCACGGTATGGGCTGGATGCCGAAGGGATAGGTCGGCAGGTGCTGGACCTGTTCCCGGTGCTTCAGCAGAAGGCAGCATCAACACGTAGTATTGAGGTTATCCATTAA
- the ilvD gene encoding dihydroxy-acid dehydratase — MQSDVVKNRRSLFLSMGRTKEEIGKPLVGVVNSQNELVPGHIHLDEIAKAVREGIIAAGGTPFEFPSIAICDGITEGHAGMCYPLPSRELIADSIEAMMLAHALDAMVVVSNCDKITPGMMMAMARLDIPAILISGGPMQAGIFRDEAIDISRVAELAGEVARGKMTREERTEFMEAAAPGCGSCAGLFTANSMNCMAEALGLALPGNGTIPAVYGKRIELAKFTGKRIMQLWQEGITPSAILTREAFENAITVDMTIGGSSNTILHLMAIAHEANVELDLDLFDRISRRTPRLCNFSPGGNYHMEDLYRVGGLSVVMKELARKDLLHLGCLTLGGDTLAEVIEGAKKPDGDVIRPVERPYYPEGGIAVLYGNLAPEGAVVKQSAVSPEMLSHQGPARVFDIEEEATKAVLDGKIQSMDVVVIRYEGPKGGPGMREMLSTTAAIVSMGLDKDVALITDGRFSGATRGAAIGHISPEAMAGGPLAILREGDIIEIDIPKKILNIRLSDDEITGRLARWSAPPLKREVKSYLKRYSAMVTSASSGAILRVP, encoded by the coding sequence ATGCAAAGTGATGTAGTTAAGAACCGAAGATCTCTATTTCTGTCTATGGGGAGAACCAAAGAGGAGATAGGCAAGCCGCTGGTCGGTGTGGTCAACTCCCAGAATGAGCTTGTGCCCGGTCATATCCATCTGGATGAGATTGCTAAAGCGGTCAGGGAGGGAATTATCGCGGCGGGAGGGACTCCCTTTGAGTTCCCCAGCATCGCTATCTGTGATGGTATCACCGAGGGTCATGCAGGGATGTGCTATCCTCTGCCCAGCCGGGAACTTATCGCCGATAGTATTGAGGCAATGATGTTGGCCCATGCCCTGGATGCCATGGTCGTGGTCAGTAATTGCGATAAAATCACACCGGGAATGATGATGGCTATGGCCAGATTGGATATCCCGGCCATTTTAATCAGTGGCGGGCCGATGCAGGCCGGTATCTTCAGGGATGAAGCTATTGATATTAGCCGGGTTGCTGAGCTGGCAGGAGAAGTAGCTAGAGGAAAGATGACCCGAGAGGAGCGGACGGAGTTTATGGAAGCGGCCGCGCCGGGGTGCGGCTCGTGTGCGGGGCTGTTTACGGCCAATAGCATGAACTGTATGGCTGAAGCGTTGGGATTGGCCCTCCCGGGTAACGGCACTATTCCGGCTGTCTATGGTAAGAGAATAGAGCTGGCCAAGTTTACCGGTAAGAGGATTATGCAGCTGTGGCAGGAAGGGATAACTCCTTCAGCCATTCTCACCAGGGAAGCCTTTGAGAATGCGATTACGGTCGATATGACCATAGGCGGTTCATCAAATACCATCCTCCATCTAATGGCCATTGCCCACGAGGCCAATGTTGAGTTGGACCTTGACCTTTTTGACCGGATAAGCCGGCGCACCCCCAGATTATGCAACTTCAGCCCGGGGGGCAACTACCATATGGAAGACCTGTACCGGGTCGGAGGGTTGTCGGTAGTGATGAAGGAGCTTGCCAGAAAAGACCTGCTCCACCTGGGTTGCTTGACTCTCGGCGGGGATACTCTGGCCGAGGTTATCGAGGGGGCTAAGAAACCGGATGGAGATGTCATCAGACCTGTGGAAAGACCCTATTACCCTGAGGGTGGGATTGCCGTTCTCTATGGCAACCTGGCTCCAGAGGGAGCCGTGGTTAAGCAGTCGGCGGTGAGCCCGGAGATGTTGTCCCACCAGGGGCCGGCCAGGGTCTTCGATATCGAGGAGGAGGCGACAAAGGCTGTACTCGACGGTAAGATTCAGAGTATGGACGTGGTGGTTATCAGGTACGAAGGTCCCAAAGGCGGGCCCGGTATGAGAGAGATGCTATCGACTACTGCCGCCATAGTATCGATGGGTCTGGATAAGGACGTTGCCCTTATTACCGATGGCAGGTTCTCAGGTGCTACCAGAGGGGCAGCTATCGGACATATCTCGCCCGAAGCTATGGCTGGTGGGCCGTTGGCTATTCTCCGGGAAGGCGATATTATCGAAATCGATATTCCGAAGAAAATACTAAATATCAGGCTATCTGATGATGAGATAACCGGGCGTCTGGCCAGGTGGTCAGCGCCTCCGTTAAAGAGAGAGGTAAAAAGCTACCTCAAGAGATACTCGGCCATGGTGACTTCAGCCAGCAGCGGCGCCATTCTAAGAGTGCCCTGA
- a CDS encoding lamin tail domain-containing protein has product MDAVEPEIAIYMAGKGNRYGHPHDETITALSEVGAEIYGTDINGTIIVTTNGESYSVVPEEEGTISAPQAPPPATTDLAGDVTIESIDLEVEIVVIANNGDTPVNLTGWRLVSTVGNQEFVFPAVTLQPGAGVQVVSGRNAEDGPPHKFLWTKTYIWNNDGNPGILYDSEGNSVSEYP; this is encoded by the coding sequence TTGGATGCCGTAGAGCCGGAGATTGCCATCTACATGGCTGGGAAAGGCAATAGATATGGTCACCCACACGATGAGACTATCACGGCTCTTTCCGAAGTTGGGGCTGAGATATACGGTACTGATATCAACGGTACTATCATAGTCACCACGAATGGCGAGTCATATAGCGTAGTACCCGAAGAAGAAGGCACAATCTCTGCGCCACAGGCTCCGCCGCCTGCAACTACTGACCTGGCAGGTGATGTGACCATAGAGAGCATTGACTTAGAAGTGGAAATCGTAGTCATCGCAAACAATGGTGATACTCCAGTCAATCTCACTGGCTGGCGCCTGGTGAGTACGGTCGGAAATCAGGAGTTTGTGTTTCCTGCGGTTACTCTTCAGCCTGGTGCCGGGGTTCAGGTGGTGAGTGGGCGGAATGCTGAGGACGGCCCTCCCCATAAGTTTCTCTGGACAAAGACCTACATCTGGAACAACGATGGTAACCCTGGAATACTCTATGACTCTGAAGGTAACTCAGTATCAGAGTATCCTTGA